Proteins co-encoded in one Myotis daubentonii chromosome 8, mMyoDau2.1, whole genome shotgun sequence genomic window:
- the NXT1 gene encoding NTF2-related export protein 1 gives MASVDFKTYVDQACRAAEEFVNVYYTTMDKRRRLLSRLYMGTATLVWNGNAVSGQESLSEFFEMLPSSEFQINVVDCQPVHDEATPSQTTVLVVICGTVKFEGNKQRDFNQNFLLTAQASPSNTVWKIASDCFRFQDWAS, from the coding sequence ATGGCATCCGTAGACTTCAAGACCTacgtggatcaagcctgcagggcTGCTGAGGAGTTCGTCAACGTCTACTACACCACCATGGATAAGCGGAGGCGCCTGCTGTCCCGCCTCTACATGGGCACAGCCACCCTGGTGTGGAATGGAAATGCAGTTTCAGGACAAGAGTCCTTGAGTGAGTTTTTTGAAATGTTGCCTTCCAGTGAGTTCCAAATCAATGTGGTTGACTGCCAGCCTGTACATGATGAAGCTACCCCAAGCCAGACCACAGTCCTCGTTGTGATCTGTGGAACAGTGAAGTTTGAAGGCAACAAACAACGGGACTTCAACCAGAACTTCCTTCTGACCGCCCAGGCCTCACCTAGCAACACAGTGTGGAAGATAGCAAGTGATTGCTTCCGGTTCCAGGACTGGGCCAGCTAG